From Triticum urartu cultivar G1812 chromosome 2, Tu2.1, whole genome shotgun sequence, a single genomic window includes:
- the LOC125538228 gene encoding fibrillin protein 5 homolog yields MAASLLLLSPSPHRHCIITPTRGTGTPLPSPRCHPPAPRRRPRPRGAGLVARGAAVPPEQSLAPHYETLGDAKSALYQALEGIDRGIFGITSAKRSEIHALVELLESRNPTPNPTDKLHDKVDGCWRLIYSTISILGKRRTKLGLRDFISLGDFFQIIDVKEEKAVSVIKFSARALKIFSGQLAIEASYTITTKTRVGIKLESSTITPDQLMNIFQKNYDMLLAIFNPEGWLEITYVDESLRIGRDDKANIFVLEKTDPSQV; encoded by the exons ATggcagcctccctcctcctcctctccccctcgCCTCACCGCCACTGCATTATCACGCCCACCAGGGGAACCGGAACGCCGCTGCCTTCCCCGCGGTGCCACCCACCAGCTCCGCGGCGCCGGCCGCGGCCGCGGGGCGCGGGGCTGGTGGCGAGAGGCGCCGCGGTGCCTCCCGAGCAAAGCTTAGCGCCTCACTACGAGACTCTGGGCGACGCCAAGTCTGCGCTGTACCAAGCTCTGGAAG GTATCGACAGAGGAATATTTGGCATAACCTCCGCGAAAAGGTCCGAGATTCATGCTCTGGTGGAGCTCTTGGAGTCCCGGAATCCTACACCGAATCCCACCGACAAATTGCACGACAAG GTGGACGGCTGCTGGAGGCTCATCTATAGCACCATCTCGATTCTGGGGAAAAGGAGAACCAAGTTAGGCCTGCGAGATTTCATCAGCCTGGGGGATTTCTTCCAGATAATCGATGTCAAGGAG GAAAAGGCGGTGAGTGTCATAAAGTTCAGCGCAAGAGCATTGAAGATATTCTCAGGCCAACTTGCTATTGAAGCATCCTACACTATCACGACAAAAACA AGAGTGGGTATCAAGCTTGAGAGTTCAACAATCACCCCAGATCAG TTGATGAATATCTTCCAGAAGAACTACGACATGCTCCTTGCCATATTCAACCCAGAAGGTTGGCTTGAGATAAC ATATGTTGACGAATCTCTACGGATCGGCAGAGATGACAAGGCAAACATCTTTGTTCTGGAGAAAACAGACCCATCTCAAGTGTAA